The Bradyrhizobium ottawaense genome window below encodes:
- a CDS encoding ABC transporter ATP-binding protein: MKLTVEGLNSHYGPAHILFDIGFEVGEGEVVALLGRNGAGKSTTFRSIVGLVAQRTGRIMFEGKDVSAKPTHEIVREGLGYVPEERRIFTDLTVEENLEVGKQPKRPNAPHWTREKLFALFPNLGEMKNRPGGRMSGGEQQMLTIARTLMGNPSLVLLDEPSEGLSPKIVEQMVDAILTMKKEGVSIVVSEQNLHFARLISDRAYIIERGRICFGGTMAELDARPDIRDAHLSL; this comes from the coding sequence ATGAAGCTCACCGTCGAGGGCCTCAACAGCCATTATGGCCCGGCGCATATCCTGTTCGACATCGGCTTCGAGGTCGGCGAGGGCGAGGTGGTTGCGCTGCTCGGGCGCAACGGTGCCGGCAAGTCGACGACGTTTCGCTCGATCGTCGGCCTGGTCGCGCAACGAACCGGCCGCATCATGTTCGAGGGCAAGGACGTCTCGGCCAAGCCGACCCACGAGATCGTGCGCGAGGGGCTCGGCTATGTGCCGGAGGAGCGCCGGATATTCACCGACCTGACCGTCGAGGAAAATCTCGAAGTGGGCAAGCAGCCCAAGCGTCCGAACGCGCCGCATTGGACACGTGAAAAGCTGTTCGCGCTGTTTCCGAATCTCGGCGAGATGAAGAACCGTCCCGGCGGGCGCATGAGCGGCGGCGAGCAGCAGATGCTGACGATTGCGCGGACGCTGATGGGCAATCCGTCGCTGGTGCTGCTGGACGAGCCCTCGGAAGGTCTGTCGCCGAAGATCGTGGAGCAGATGGTCGACGCCATCCTGACCATGAAGAAGGAGGGCGTCAGCATCGTCGTCTCCGAGCAGAATCTGCATTTCGCGCGGCTGATTTCGGATCGCGCCTACATCATCGAGCGCGGCCGCATCTGCTTCGGCGGCACCATGGCCGAGCTCGATGCGCGTCCGGATATCCGCGACGCGCATCTGTCGTTGTGA
- a CDS encoding ABC transporter ATP-binding protein — translation MSVAPPLLAVEGLTKSYGGIHAVRGVAFSLRAGEILALIGPNGAGKSTCFDMLNGQNKPDTGQVRLLGEETTGKKPREIWRMGVGRTFQITATFATMTVRENVQVALISHGRQLFNLFGSAPKFDRGEAGRLLELVGMGGYADRPCGELAYGDLKRLELAVALANQPKLLLMDEPTAGMAPRERVDLMRLTASIAREKSIGVLFTEHDMDVVFEHADRIIVLNRGTLIAEGTPAEVRGNPQVQAVYLGEGLVYDARHRDGASI, via the coding sequence ATGAGTGTTGCACCCCCACTTCTTGCGGTCGAAGGTCTGACCAAATCCTATGGCGGCATCCATGCCGTGCGCGGCGTCGCGTTCTCGCTGCGCGCCGGCGAGATTTTGGCGCTGATCGGGCCGAACGGCGCCGGCAAGAGCACCTGCTTCGACATGCTCAACGGCCAGAACAAGCCTGATACCGGGCAAGTCCGTCTGCTCGGCGAAGAGACCACCGGGAAGAAGCCGCGCGAGATCTGGCGCATGGGTGTCGGGCGTACCTTCCAGATTACCGCGACCTTCGCCACCATGACCGTGCGCGAGAACGTGCAGGTCGCGCTGATCTCGCACGGGAGGCAGCTGTTCAATCTGTTCGGCTCGGCGCCGAAGTTCGACCGCGGCGAGGCCGGCCGTCTGCTCGAGCTGGTCGGCATGGGCGGCTATGCCGATCGGCCCTGCGGCGAGCTTGCCTATGGCGACCTCAAGCGGCTCGAGCTTGCGGTGGCGCTCGCCAACCAGCCCAAGCTGCTGTTGATGGACGAGCCGACCGCCGGCATGGCGCCGCGCGAACGCGTCGACCTGATGCGGCTGACCGCGAGCATCGCGCGGGAGAAATCGATCGGCGTGCTCTTCACCGAGCACGACATGGACGTGGTGTTCGAGCATGCCGACCGCATCATCGTGCTGAATCGAGGGACGCTGATCGCCGAGGGCACGCCGGCCGAGGTGCGCGGCAATCCGCAGGTGCAGGCGGTCTATCTCGGCGAGGGCCTGGTCTACGATGCCCGCCATCGCGACGGAGCATCAATATGA